The genomic stretch CCCTCATCTCCCCCTCTCCCAGCATTGGGAGAGGGGGCAGGGGGGTGAGGGCCGTCCACCGGCAACCGCACCGTAAACGTCGCCCCCTCGTCCACGGCGCTGGTGGCGGTGATATCGCCGTGGTGCGCTTCGACGATCTGGCGGGTGATGAACAAGCCGAGGCCGCGACCGGGGGCGTCGCTGGACGCGACGTTGGCGCCGCGGGAAAAGGGTCGGAACAGCGCCGGCAGATCGGCAGCCGGGATGCCGACGCCGTAGTCGGCGACGGTCAGGACTGCCGCGTCGCCATCGCGGGCAAGGCGGACATCGACCGGCCTGTCGGGCGGCGAGTACTTCAGCGCGTTGTCGAGCAGGTTGAGGACGACCTGCTCCAGCCGCAGCGGGTCCCACTGGCCCGGCAGCTCCGGCGGTAGATCCAGCAGGATGCGGTCGCGCGATGCTTCGGGCAGCGTTCTGGCGACGCCAGAGACGAGGGCGGCGAGGTCGATCAGCTCGGGTCGGAGCGCGATCCGGCTGGTCTGCATCCGCGAGACGTCGAGCAGGTCATCGACCAGCCGATCGATCCGCGCCGCCTGTGTGTCGATCGTGTCCAGCGAGCGCGCCGCGCGGTCGAGATCGAGGCGGCCGGCCGCGTGCAGCTTCAGCAAGAGTTGGGCTGTGCCCTTGATCGCGGTCAGCGGCGTCTTCAGCTCGTGCGAGGCGATGCTGATGAAGCGATCCCGCAGCGCCAGCGCCTGCTCGGCCTGCCGCAGCGCCTCACGCTCGGCGGTGACGTCGAGGAGAATGATCAGGTGACCGGAGAACTCGCCGGACTCGAAGACCGGCGCGGCAATCCGCCGCAGCGTCTGGTCGGGCGCGCGGAGCTGAAAGTCATCCACCAGCACTTCATTGCGCGTCAGCCGGGTGGTATTGATCAGCTGCAGGAATCGATCTGGCTCGCCACCCCAGCGACGATGCTCTAGCTGGCCCGCCAGCTCTGTCCACGACCGGCCCAGCCGCAGCTCGCCCTTCGGCAGCAGGTGAAGCGCGTCGGAGAGTGGCGAGTTGGCGAACGCCAGCCGGTCTTCCCGGTCGAAGAACAGCACACCCATCGGCGCGTGCTCCAGAATCGCCTCCAGGCGGGAGCGTATCTGATCGAGCGCGTCACGCAGCTCGATCTCGAACCGGTAGCGCGTCGCCAGCTCGATCGGCCCACTGATGATCGTGCCAACGGTCTGGAGCAACAACAGATCGGTGTGGCGGAACGCGCCGGCCGCCTCGGCCACGAGCTGGAGGAGGCCAAACGGCTTGCCATGCCAGACGAGCGGGATCGCGAGGTAGGAGCCGGGAAGCTTTCGAGAAGAGGGGAAATGCCCCCGGCGCGGGTCAGACGCCACGTCGTTGCTGAGGATCGGCTCGCCCCGCTCGACCACGAGCCAGCCGAGCCCGACCCCACGTGGCCGGCGATTTCCGTGGCTGTCGGAGACGAGCGGGTTGTGCGCCGCGCGGACGACGAGGTCGTCACCCTCGACCAGCGCGATCAGCCCGCCGGTGAAATCCAGCACGGTGGCCAGGCGGGACAGCGTCTCGCGGAGGATCATGTCCAGATCGGTTTCGCCGGCCACGGCCACGGCGATCGAATGCAGAAGCGTCATCTCGCGGGCGTGCCGGGTCAGCTCCTCTTCCATCCGGGCACGCTCGACGGCTGCGGCGATCCGGTCGCCGACCTCGCGCAGCAGGCGCGTCTCGTCGGGGGAGAATGCGTGCTCCTCGCCGAGGTTGTAGACGAGGACGCCGAGCGTCCGGCCGGCGGCGACCAGTGGCACGGCAGCCGAGGCATGGATGCCCATCCGGTCGGCAAGCTCCAGGCTGAACGCGATCTCCGGTGGCGCCTCGGCTCGCGAACCGATCGTCACTACATCGCTGGTCAGCAATGCCAGGGTCGACATCGAGGGGATGTCGAGCGAGATATCACGGACGCGCTCGAGGACGTCGGGCGGGTAGTTGACGGTGTAGGCCGGGCGGGCGACGAGCTGGTCGAAATCCGTGAAATAGACTGCCGCGCTCGTCGCTCCGACTTCGGAGACGAGCGCGTCGAGCGCGGCGCGGACGACGATCTCCGGCCGCGATTCGAGGACGAGCGCGCGGCTGAGCCGGGCGAGCAGCCGCGCAACGCCGTGCTCCAGCGCGTCACGTCGGTCGTCACCGCGTTCGTCAACCATTGGCGCGAGCTCTCGCTGGCTGCGGCTGCGGATCGATCGGCGCGCTGTCATCGACGGCGATCCACGGGCGCCAGGTGAAGCGATCGCGGTAGCGATCGAGCAGGCGAACGAGCGGCCGGCCAAGCGCCAGGATGAGCGCGACGTTGGCAGCGGCGCGGAACGCATCGTAGAGCAGCGACGTCGTCAGATAGAACCGGCCATAGGCGGCCAGCGCCTCCCCGACGCCCATGCCGGGAACCCAGTAGAGGCCGGCGCTGGTGTCCAGCCCCGGCGCAGCCCAGGGCCACTCGGTCAGGTTCAGGATCGCGCCATACAGCAACCCCCAGGCAGCGCCGAACGCCGCCAACCGGAGGATCTCGGCGCGATCGCCCGGCTCGCGCCCGCGCGGCAGCCAGGCGGCGGTGAGACCGACCCAGCCCGCGCCAAGCATCTGGTAGGGCAGCCATGGCCCGACTCCGCCGGTCAACAGCGCGGAGACGAGCATTGTCAGCGCGCCCATCAGAAAGCCCAGATCCGAGCCATAGGTGAAGCCGACCAGGATGATCAGCAGGAAGATCGGGGAAGCGCCCAGCAATGTCGGAACCAGGCGCAACGTCGCGTCGATCGCAACGAGAGCGCCGAGCAGCGCGACCATCCGCGACGCTCCGCGCGTCCCGGCGGCCGACTCCTGAACCACCAGCAGCAGCGCCACCAGGCAGCCGATTCCCAACGCGGTGAACACCAGCTGGGCTTCGAGACCACTGCGCCCCGCCTGACCACCCACTCCGGCCAGCGCCGGCAGGAAGAACGGGTAGAGGAACGACGAGACGCCGAGCAGGCTGATGATGGCGATCAGGATGCGTGATGAGCTCCTGCCTCCACTGCTGCTCATCTCGATACATCCGGCGCAAGCACATGCGAAAGCACCGGGCTCTCGAACTCGGTCGCGAGGCAGTCCATGTAGATCTCGTCGTAGTAGACGCCGTTGACCCTGTCGGATTGACGGCGGCGGCCGAACTCGCGGAACCCTGCCTTCTGATAGGCGCGGACGCCGGCCGGGTTGTACTCCGCGACTCTCAACATCACGTTATGCATCCCGAGCGCGGTGAAGGCGTAATCGAGCATCAGTCGCGTCGCCTCGGCGCCGTAGCCCTTGCCGCGCGCGTCCGCCTCGCCGATCAGGATGCCGAACTCGCAGGCGCGGTAGCGATATTCAATGTCGAACAGGTCGGTCGTGCCGATCGGCCTCTGCGTCTCGCGCTCGTAGATCGTGAACCAGCGCGCCTCGCTGGATACCTGCCCGTCGAACCAGCGCGTCTGCTCCTCGATCGTCACTGGTTGCAGCGAGTTGCCGAACGTGATCTGGATCGCGAAATCATTCCGCCAGCGCGCATAGAGCGGGATCAGGTCACGCCGCAACGGTCCGAGGGCCACGCGCTCGCCGATGATGTTGAAAATTGGCTGGTCCGCCACGGCGAATCCTCTCGGTCGATGGTCCAATGATAGCCCGTGGTATGTGCCCCACGTCATCAGCCGATCGACGGATTGGCCCCACGGGCAACGAGGAGACGAGTGATCGCGTCGCCACCACCGTCTGCCGCCAGGTCGAGCGGCGTGTGGCCGTTGGCATCGCGGGCGTTCGGGTCAGCTCCGACCGCCAGCAGCAGCCGCGCGCTGTGCAACGCCCCGAAGCGCGCAGCCAGCGCCAGCGGCGTGTATCCATCCGCGCTCCAGCCGTCGATCTGGCCGCGCGCGCCCTGCAGGAGGATCGCCAGCCGATCGGCCTTGTCCATCGCAGCGGCAGTGAAGATGTCCAGCCGCGCACCCATATCGGCGAGCGCCTGGGCTATCCGTGGGTGACGGAAGTAGACCGCCAGACGGACAACCGGCACACCGTCCTCCTCGGTATCGATCAGCTCCGGCGACAGCGACGCGATGGCCCGCACGCGATCCTCATCGCCGGCCTTCACCGCGTCGATCAGCTGCTGCTCGGTATAGAAATCCCGCATCGTTTCCTCTTCAGTGTATCGCCCATCAGACCCAACAGATGATACCGGGCGAGACGAGGCTCGTCCCCGATCGTCGTACACTGCCCCGAGGGATTGGTACGCGAGAGGAGTGAGGCATGGCTGGAATAGACGTCTTGATCCGCGGCGCGAAGGTGGTGGACGGGTCGGGGAACCCGTGGTTCTACGGCGATGTCGCCATCGCGGGGGACAGGATCGCGGCGGTCGCGCCGGCCGGCAGGATCGACCCGGCCAGCGCGGGCGAGGTGGTCGAGGCGGACGGGATGGTCGTCTGTCCCGGATTCATCGACATCCAGTGCGCACTCGATCATCCCGCTGATGCGCGACGGGCGCTGCCTGTCGAAGATCACGCAGGGGGTGACGACCGAGATCATGGGCGAGGCGTGGACTCCGGCGCCGGTCGGCGGGCGTTTCACCAATCCGATGGCCGGCCGCTTCTCGACGCTCCCCGGCATCGACGAATGGTCCGAGCGGGCGCGCGACTGGACGCGGTTCGCCCACTGGCTAGAGGCGTTCGAGAACCACGGCGTCTCGCCGAACGTCGGCTCGTTCCTCGGCGGCGGCACGCTGCGCCGCTACGGGCGAGGCATGGACGTCGGGCCATCCGGCGACGATGAGATCGACGACGATGCAGCGGGTGATGGATGAGGCGATGGCGGACGGCGCGTTCGGCGTGTCCTACGCGCTGATCTACCCGCCGGACGTCTTCGCCGACACCGGCGAGGTGGCCGACATCTGCGAGGTCGTCGGGCGCTACGGCGGCGTCTACATCACCCACCTGCGCTCGGAAGCGGACATGTTCCTGGAGGGGCTCGAGGAAGCGATCGAGATCGGCAATCGCTCCGGCGCGGCGGTCGAGGTCTACCACCTCAAGGCGGCCGGCCAGCGTAACTGGCCGAAGATGGCGCAGGCGATCGCCCGCATCGACCGCGCCCGCGCCGAGGGGCTGGACATCACCGCCGACATGTACCCCTACGAGGCGGCCGGCACCGGCCTGACCTCGGTCCTGCCGCCGTGGATCGCCGAGGGCGGCAAGACCTACGAGAACCTGCGCGACCCGGAGGCGCGGGCGAAGATCCGCGCGGCGACCGAGAAGCCGGACGGAACCTGGGAGGCGATGGGTGATCTGGCCGGCCCGGAGGGGGTCATGCCCGTCTCGTTCGCCAAGCCGGAGCACCGTCACTACGCGGGGATGCGCCTGTCGGAGATCGCCGCCGAGCAGGGCAAGGATTGGATCGACGCCGCGATGGACCTGCTCATCTCCGAGGAGCAGCGCATCTCGACGATCTACTTCATGATGAGCGACGACAACCTGCGCCTCCAGCTCCAGCAGCCGTGGATCAAGGTCAGCTCCGACGCCGGCGGCATGGGCCCCGAGTGGGCTGCCGCCGACGGGCCGACCCATCCGCGCGCCTACGGGACCTGGACCCGCGTGCTGGGCCACTTCGTCCGCGACGAGGGGGTTATCGAGCTGGAGGACGCCATCCGAAAGATGACGTCGTCGGTCGCCGACCGGCTCAGCCTGCGTGATCGCGGCCTGCTGCGCGAGGGCATGCTGGCCGACGTGGTCGTCTTCGACCCGGAGACCGTGCGCGACAACGCCACCTTCACCGACCCGCACCAGCTCTCGACCGGCGTCCGCGACGTCTGGGTCAACGGCGGCCGCGTCCTGAAGGACGGCCAGCACACCGGCGCAACGCCGGGCCGCTTCGTGAAGGGGCCGGGGGCGTAGGGGAGCAGCCCCAGAATTCATAAGCGCGGCAGGTAGAAGGATGCCTACCAGCTAGGAGAAGTACGGTGCCAGCAGTTGTCATCAGCGTCTTGGCTCTGCTCTTCTCGGTCAGCAGCTTTTGGTGGATGTACTGGAGACGGGGCAATCTCCACGTTGGGCCGCCACGTAGTTATGGTGCGTATGCCAGTGCTGATCGGCAGATGGTCCTCTATTTGCCGCTTGTCTTCTACAATGATGGACCTATACCCATCATGATCCAAAATCTCCGCTTGACGTTCATCAACGAAGCCCCTGATAGACCACTGGGGTTCGTCGCTACGATTCACAAATTGATTTCGAGCGACGACCGTCGGCTGGCGGTGCAGTTTCCAGTACGTGGGCGTGAGGCGCTATCGCTCATTTGCGAGTTTCAACGCCGCCCAGCGCCTTTCCTGTTTCAGGAGGGTAGCTACTGGATCCGCCTTGAAGCACAGCTCTGGGGTAAACGCAAGCGAGATGCGTACTGGGAAGATCTTGTTACGTTCGAGCTGAATATTTCGGCCCAAGCAGCCACTCAAGCTCCGGAGGTCGCCGTTGCGTATGACAATCTTAGAGAAACGCTAGAGCGGAATCTAAGTACTTAAAGGGCCTTACACACTTATCGCAAGCAGCATCCTCGTGAGTCAACTGAATATCAAGACCGAAAAAGCGACGAGCTGCAACCCCGTCACCGTCCCCAGCAAACGTTCATAGTCATTGGCCAGCCGTCGGAAACAGGACAGCCAGGCGAACGACCGGACCACCACTCAGCGGCGCGGCAGCAGCACCGGCGCACGAAGCAGATCGGCGACGACCATCGCCAGCCGCTGATCCCAGCGATCGGAGAATAGCCCCGCGACCCATCGGTCGCGACGGTCGAGTCCGTCAGCCGGTAGACGTGCAGCGGCAGCGCCACGACCAGCGCGAGGTCGGCAGCGATCGAGATCAGCCCGGCCAGCCCGAGCAGGCCGAAGTCGCGGACCCGCAGCAGGGCGAACACCCCACCTCCGGTCGTTCGGAAAAGGCCAGGGATCATATCACAGCGAATGGAACGAGGAACAACTAGAGGAGATCGAACGCGGAACCCTGAGCGATGCCGGTCAGTCGCTGGTACGTATCAACAACCTGATGTTCGGTCATCGACGCAATCAGGTCGATCACAAGACGTGTGCGCTCGGCATCGTCCGCAGCCTGCTCCAGAAGTTCGCGGTAGTATGGAGGGAAGAGCGTATAGCGCTTGTTTTTCCCACCGGAGGTAGCGTGTGCGTCGTCGCGCAGCGTCTCGAACAACGTCCGGATCATCTTCCGCTGTCCATACTGCTGCGTGGCGAGTGATTCCCGCTCAATAACATAGTGCCAGGTAAGTTGCTTCAACATCGCAACTTCGAGCTCAGCCCGCGGGGCAATCGCAAGGTGCAGGTGACCGTTGTCAACGACCGACCACGTCATCGCTCCGATGTACCGTCCGATGAGCGTTGATGTCCAGCCACGGAGAAGGGCACG from Thermomicrobiales bacterium encodes the following:
- a CDS encoding amidohydrolase family protein, whose translation is MQRVMDEAMADGAFGVSYALIYPPDVFADTGEVADICEVVGRYGGVYITHLRSEADMFLEGLEEAIEIGNRSGAAVEVYHLKAAGQRNWPKMAQAIARIDRARAEGLDITADMYPYEAAGTGLTSVLPPWIAEGGKTYENLRDPEARAKIRAATEKPDGTWEAMGDLAGPEGVMPVSFAKPEHRHYAGMRLSEIAAEQGKDWIDAAMDLLISEEQRISTIYFMMSDDNLRLQLQQPWIKVSSDAGGMGPEWAAADGPTHPRAYGTWTRVLGHFVRDEGVIELEDAIRKMTSSVADRLSLRDRGLLREGMLADVVVFDPETVRDNATFTDPHQLSTGVRDVWVNGGRVLKDGQHTGATPGRFVKGPGA
- a CDS encoding GNAT family protein — protein: MADQPIFNIIGERVALGPLRRDLIPLYARWRNDFAIQITFGNSLQPVTIEEQTRWFDGQVSSEARWFTIYERETQRPIGTTDLFDIEYRYRACEFGILIGEADARGKGYGAEATRLMLDYAFTALGMHNVMLRVAEYNPAGVRAYQKAGFREFGRRRQSDRVNGVYYDEIYMDCLATEFESPVLSHVLAPDVSR
- a CDS encoding ankyrin repeat domain-containing protein is translated as MRDFYTEQQLIDAVKAGDEDRVRAIASLSPELIDTEEDGVPVVRLAVYFRHPRIAQALADMGARLDIFTAAAMDKADRLAILLQGARGQIDGWSADGYTPLALAARFGALHSARLLLAVGADPNARDANGHTPLDLAADGGGDAITRLLVARGANPSIG
- a CDS encoding GAF domain-containing protein is translated as MTARRSIRSRSQRELAPMVDERGDDRRDALEHGVARLLARLSRALVLESRPEIVVRAALDALVSEVGATSAAVYFTDFDQLVARPAYTVNYPPDVLERVRDISLDIPSMSTLALLTSDVVTIGSRAEAPPEIAFSLELADRMGIHASAAVPLVAAGRTLGVLVYNLGEEHAFSPDETRLLREVGDRIAAAVERARMEEELTRHAREMTLLHSIAVAVAGETDLDMILRETLSRLATVLDFTGGLIALVEGDDLVVRAAHNPLVSDSHGNRRPRGVGLGWLVVERGEPILSNDVASDPRRGHFPSSRKLPGSYLAIPLVWHGKPFGLLQLVAEAAGAFRHTDLLLLQTVGTIISGPIELATRYRFEIELRDALDQIRSRLEAILEHAPMGVLFFDREDRLAFANSPLSDALHLLPKGELRLGRSWTELAGQLEHRRWGGEPDRFLQLINTTRLTRNEVLVDDFQLRAPDQTLRRIAAPVFESGEFSGHLIILLDVTAEREALRQAEQALALRDRFISIASHELKTPLTAIKGTAQLLLKLHAAGRLDLDRAARSLDTIDTQAARIDRLVDDLLDVSRMQTSRIALRPELIDLAALVSGVARTLPEASRDRILLDLPPELPGQWDPLRLEQVVLNLLDNALKYSPPDRPVDVRLARDGDAAVLTVADYGVGIPAADLPALFRPFSRGANVASSDAPGRGLGLFITRQIVEAHHGDITATSAVDEGATFTVRLPVDGPHPPAPSPNAGRGGDEGSGGRAGLS
- a CDS encoding ECF transporter S component, encoding MSSSGGRSSSRILIAIISLLGVSSFLYPFFLPALAGVGGQAGRSGLEAQLVFTALGIGCLVALLLVVQESAAGTRGASRMVALLGALVAIDATLRLVPTLLGASPIFLLIILVGFTYGSDLGFLMGALTMLVSALLTGGVGPWLPYQMLGAGWVGLTAAWLPRGREPGDRAEILRLAAFGAAWGLLYGAILNLTEWPWAAPGLDTSAGLYWVPGMGVGEALAAYGRFYLTTSLLYDAFRAAANVALILALGRPLVRLLDRYRDRFTWRPWIAVDDSAPIDPQPQPARARANG